The DNA window ctcagttgaccggtgagagtgtcgctgatgtccccgccgtccagtactgttgttacatgtagatggatccatcgacttttgaggtttgaggaaagtcacaattaacgatctgaattcaacaaaggaaaaataaaaggaaaaggaaaaatgtttatgatcatgttaaaaaggttttatgtcatgtatgttgaggaaaaagggaaaggttaaggtttatgttatacatatcatgaaaatgtttatgcttaaggttgatgcatcattatgaaaatgtttctatttaaaaatcatgcatcataaaagatttacgaaaatgttcatgtttgaagtttatgcatcttcatgaaaacaatattttaagtacaaatattttttactgttatatgttgactgtattacgtattacttgctataaagatgatggtgtgttgagtctttagactcactaggtgtgatggatgcaggtgagtttgagggaggacttgacggatgatttaactggactgaaggcgcacacaacccgaggaccagcgcttctactttttcagcattatgatttatgactcatgatttatgttaaagattttaagaccatttatttatgctttttggagagatttttgagaggtttagtatgagctatacttttcaaacttattgctttatttaggttgggtaaaacaggtgacgatttcattttatgactattgcacttgatttttaaaatgctagttggttgagattttattttaaagggtaaaatattttataaaaatattttatgtgttatttgtCATGGCCACAAATTGAGtgttaaagaaaaaaatttctagtacttttaaagcaataaaaagggcagacgtttcaatatAAGCATCTTCAAAGCATAAAAATTTGTTAGTCCATCATTGAATTATAATAATCAACCGCAAGAACAAAATATGTTTGACGCTACACTGAAAGTATCTAGAAGATAAACCCTAATTTCAAATTATCTctcaatattatttttaaagtaaTGTACTCAATTTTCCAACGCAATGGCTCAGCGGCCTCGGTTGGAAAGTAAAATAATCTCttatttttatctgtgagacgaattAATTATATCCATATTTACGATAATaagtataattttgatataaaaaatattaatttttttactgGCGTACTAAACAAGAGATTCATGTCATAAATGTGagattttttaacaaattttattttttagtattAAAGTCTAACTGGAGATTGATTTGTAAATTGAAATAGAGAAGTGGATTTTAACCTAATTTACCTGAAAAAAATTACAGAAttgattttatttaataaatcatcCTATAAATAAATTGCGAGCTCTCCTCCCCCTCATCTCTCCTTCTCTCTCTCGCACTGACCGACAAAATCTTTAGACACAGAGAGAGATCCATCAGAGATCGAAGGAAAATTCATCCACATCTCACCTTTTCGATTTTAGCCGAATCCCTATTGCTCAATATCCGTTCCGAATTTAATTCACGGCTCATTTGTTGCGTTTAATTCTTCTgtaagtgttttttttttaaaaaaaaaacattttttccttatttttatttttatttttggtgtTGAGGGTTTTCTGAGGTGGATTGTTGATCTTGCTTCTTTGCTTTGGAAGGTATTTCTGTTCAAGCAACGGAAGATGGTATTCTGGATTTTTGGGTACGGGTCATTGGTGTGGAACCCAGGATTTGAGTATGACGAAAAGGTGATTGGGTACATCAGAGACTACAAACGTGTATTTGATCTGGGTATGCTTTCTTTTGTGTTTAATGGAATTTGTgaatcttttatttattttttggttaaattgtgtttttttaaacttttagcCAACCAAAGTCCAAACCCCTTCGATTTAATTTGAGTAATCTGAGTTTGTTGCTGCTAAAATCGAATCTGACATCTGCGCAATACGTTTTTCAGTTATTTAGTGTGATATATATTAGTTTCTTAAATTTTACTTGGATAATTTTCAGGACAATTCGAAGAATTACCACTATTCTGTTCTttatacatttatttttatggTTTTCAGCCTGCATTGATCACAGAGGTACTCCGGAACACCCAGCAAGAACCTGCACTTTGGACGAACATGAAGGAGCAGTCTGCGTAATGATTTTTCCTCTTAAACTTTTATTAATTTCCATAAGAAGCGTGATTGaaatgatttttctaccaaTGCTATGAGCCACTCAGTAAATGTCGAAATTCTTCTAGAGAGTGATACGGATAGGCGAAACATGTCTAGTTTTTGGTATCTTGTTTGTTCATCAAGTAAAAGAAAATTTGAGCTGATAAATGTGCGTGGACCACAGGTCAAAATCTTTCTATGgaatgatttctttcttcttagGTGAACATAGATGATTGGTTCTGGAGGTCATGAAGAATTAGGTGATTGGATTAATTTACCTAAATTTGATGTAAACTTTAAGAAAAAGGCCAATATTTTCCAACAAATCGGATCCTTATTTTTTCCATTTCATGTATAACTAtcttatttttaaatctgaacCTTTTCTATTTTGTATTAGTTTTGACTTATTAGATGATTGATTATGTcactaaatatttttcaaacttTCAAGCAAAGGTCAATTTGGACAGCTATTTTCCATTTATTGTATGCTTCTCTTATTTCTGGATGCGCCCTTGGCTATTTTGAAAGGTTATCTTGATATGTGAATTCTTATTTCAGTGGGGTGCTGCCTACTGCGTGCGGGGAGGGccggaaaaagaaaaagaagcaATGGTGGTATGATAAGTTTATTTACTTGGTTCAAGTATAAATTTAACCTTTGGGATTGGACTTTTTCCTcgtataaatataatataatgcaCATAGTTGTAttttgttcaactgatttcatAATTTGGTATCTAATGTGGCATTCTGCATTAATTATCTTGTTTATCTATGTTTGTTAGTACCTGGAACGAAGAGAATGTGAGTATGACAGAAAAACTTTGGTAGACTTTTTCAAGGTGAGTTACACTTTTTTCCGGATTCTTGTTCCTCGTCCTTGTACTATGCCATATTCAAATTTTTGCACCCACGTTTCATTCACATAGCCATTTTGAATGCACGTCAGTTTTCGTGGTTGCTGATTTTCATATCTTTGTGTTCTTAATGCAGGATGAAGATTCGGAGATGCCCTTTATTACTGGGGTAATAGTGTAAGTGATTTATCTACCTCAAACATTCAACAAAAAAAAGTTATGCTTTATCTGGTTTTAATCTCAATGTTTTCTGGTAAaaagtttttcagaaaatatatAGGAGAATGTGATTTATTTTGTGTTCATTTTTGAACGACATCGTTTTTATTATGTATGTCATATCATGCTAAAAAGTATCGAGTTAGTGAtgtcatgtattattttttGGTGGTGTATAtggaattttaaaacttttaagtgTGGTATGTTAAGTTTATAAACACAGATCAACTTTTAAAAGCTGTGAAAAGCTAAATTGAGAttaatgattatgttgcatGGTGTTAACGTGAGGTTAAATTTGTTTTGgagaaaaaattgaaaatggaaAAGAGGATGTGATGTTTGTTTGTCTTCTCGATGATAAAGAGCATTGACTCGAAATAGAAACAATTATGTGCTTGCTGTTTCTTCGGTTCAACAATGGTAGCTTTCCATTTCACTTGGCAGGTTCACATCCACACCGGAATTATCGAATAAGTACTATCTCGGGCCTGCCCCCTTGGAGGACATGGCTAAGCAAATAGCAACTGCCTCTGGCCCCTGCGGGAACAATCGAGACTACCTTTTCAAGTTAGAGAAGGCGTTGTTTGATATTGGTAAATGCCCTGAATTCCATTTTTGATGTTAGGATAATAGATGATAATCTTTAGAAATTCTCTGGCCCGAATGAAGTCATTTTACAAGTTATAAATCAAACATTAAATCTATATAGGTCGTGAAGATGACAGCATTATTGAGCTCGCAAACGAGGTGAGAAAGGTCCTTGGAATTGTAGGAATCGTACCAAAGGAAATCAAGCTGTTTGGACTATCCCTCGTTCCACATACAGCTGCTTTATCGCCTCGGAAAATTGCAACTGTTGCCTGAAGTTTCAGCCGTCGATGGCTGATAGGTGCTAACGCATATTACGGTTGAAAAGATGATAGATTTTCCTCTAAATTGCTCAAGCTTTTTAAGTTTTCCTCGTTGAGTTGTAGTCTTTTCACGTTCACAGATGATGAGTTTGAGCTGAGGAATCGGCTTGCTGACGATGGTAACGCGGGATCGAGTATCCAGTTTCGttttaataaaagaaaaagttCATGAGATCGCAACCATTATTGCTCTGAAATCTTTCTTATAATGCATTTTCACATTATCGGAGAATAAGATATAAATTTGAATTTCTTTTTTTATAGATAGTTTTACTCTAAGACTATGGATTTTTTCAAATCtaacatgcatataaatataccactttcaattgtgaatttttttaaatatcctTGTTTATTTAAGTTGTCAATTAAATTATTAGGTTATCTTAAGTGTTTTTTGGTAATTCATTGTCCATCTTAAATGAATTTGGACATTAATATACATTTCTCtttatttcttaaattttatgccaaaaaaattatttttttacattttcttgttcatttaagttagcaaattaaattaatatgtcTTTTTAAGGGGTTTTTTGTCTATTTAAgtaaattttagttttgattttgGTAAAATTCACTATcctgttaattttatttttattgtttttccgttttgaatgatatttgaatgaaaaatatttttgctgATTTATCATTTAAGAGAGCTGTATTATGTCGCGGATTGAAAAATGTCATATAAATAAgcaaatatatatgatttattgtcatgGTATTTTTATGTATTGTGTTTTGATATATGTAGATTGATAAATACTTGTAAACACGATGTTATTCAAACAATTTTAAACATTATCCAATTCtcgttattatatttttcattattagtCATCTTCGTGCGATGTGTACATTCCTAGTACAACAAAATATGGGGGAGTTGGCTATCATGCATGTATACGTAATATTTTACAGATTTTTTGCATTCACTTGCCCAATATTTTATGACAAAAGTTTTTGTTAATCTCTCAGTGCAAAAAGCATTCATCTTTTGATTAGAATGCCTTGCTAGTCACCATAAAAACCTATGAAAACGAATAATTTCGGAAATTTGGTAATTGATTAATGTGCGTTCTCATTAGATCCATATAATAGCAGACAGGGTTTGAGTTTTTGGCAAATGCATTTGTTGTGCTACCATTTACACGGAGCTTGGCATTATTGTATTTTCTAATCAAATTGTTCCATCAAAACGTACACTAATCGAACTGTACGTTAGGCGTTTATATATGTCGGAATGAGCGTGTTTTATAACCATATGTTTTCATGGGAGCGGTTCGCGTCTTTGAAAGACGAAGAGAGAACCTCTGGAACCCTTTCCAAGCCTGATCTTATTATCAATGTATGTGATTTGCAGCTTCACTTCACTCTCACCACCATATTTGAATTCCCATCCTCCAACTTTGAGTTCCGGTTGCTCGAATATGACTCGAATCCATTCTCCATCCAGGGCTGTCAATTTTCCTGTTTATCAGCCAAATTTATAGTCAGACAGAGTTTCATGGCCTTCAACACAGGTGCAGACTATGCCAGCTGGTTCAAATACTAACTAGTCCTATATATACACACCCAATAAACATGAGTCGAGCTCTGATACATTTGAAATATTTCCAAGTCAAATATGAACAGCTAGTGCATTTTGGTATGTTTACTGTTATGAAATGTATTTTCCAGGATCACACAAATGTGCAATTCAGCTTGAAAATATTAGCATTCAACTCATATTGCCTCACTCAATGAAGTCAAAGATATGGAAAAAATTACAGTTaaccagaaaattttatcatacTACAGAGGAATAAAAGGAAACCATAAATGCCCATGATCACAGGGGAAAAATATTACCCTTCAAAGAAACCTCTCCATCTAACAATCCCAGAGCACTAAAGGATACTCTGTTTATGACAGTATCCGGGGATTCAATGACCTGAATCATTTCCTTGGTTTTGAATATCAGTCGACCAAACAGCATTTCGATATCCACCACCTGGTGATGTAGGATTTGAGCAATAACGAACATCCCATTCTGCAAACAAGTTTTTTTTACAGAAGATTTGAACATTTATCAAAAGCTAAAATGTAACCAATGAGTAGTAATGTATAAGAAAGAGTAAAGGCAAAAGGTAAGTCAAGTCTTCGGTCTTCCCATTCGTAGAAGCGTCTCAAAGTACAGTAGAAAGCAAACAGTGAAATGGGCTAATTCATTATAGGTTATACAATATATCTGCTAATTGGAAAATATAAGGACTATATTCTATAAGTCAATGGATGAGCATCAGGTAGAAACTCGGTTCGCATAGCAAAGTGAAACGACAAAATTTGAAGACACCATTTCGATATATGTTAGAAATGATAGCTCAAGCATAGCATCATAGAGTTAGAGGGATGTTGACCTCCAAAAATAAGCGGGCACTTGGTCGGTTCAGCAACACACAATTTTTGCAATTCATTAGCCACTTCGGCTACCCTTTGGTGTTCATTTCTTGACAGCAGAACTCCTCTATCAGTTTGCATAACCTAATGAAACCAGAGATCTTAGTTTCTTTTTACTAGAAGTTCTAGCAAAGGCCGAACGAGAGATGAAAAAGCTTACAATTACGATCAAACAAACGGGTTCAATAAATATATATCAAgataaaagtaaattttttgttGTGAGGGCACTAGCTAGCTTCCTTCCCTTCCCCCACCTTTTTCTCTGTTAAAATACATTTGTCTGTAAAAAGCACAATAAGATGAAATAACACCAAATTCCCAACGAATAGGTGAAACTGATCCAACCTGTGACAGAATGGATTCCACCAAGTCATCAGGCTTAGTCGACACTGGAGTCGCCACCGACATCGACGCGTATATTCCCGAAGCAGCGATGGCCGACACGCGGCGGCGAGAAATCAC is part of the Primulina tabacum isolate GXHZ01 chromosome 18, ASM2559414v2, whole genome shotgun sequence genome and encodes:
- the LOC142533341 gene encoding gamma-glutamylcyclotransferase 2-1-like; protein product: MVFWIFGYGSLVWNPGFEYDEKVIGYIRDYKRVFDLACIDHRGTPEHPARTCTLDEHEGAVCWGAAYCVRGGPEKEKEAMVYLERRECEYDRKTLVDFFKDEDSEMPFITGVIVFTSTPELSNKYYLGPAPLEDMAKQIATASGPCGNNRDYLFKLEKALFDIGREDDSIIELANEVRKVLGIVGIVPKEIKLFGLSLVPHTAALSPRKIATVA
- the LOC142532595 gene encoding LOW QUALITY PROTEIN: putative plastid-lipid-associated protein 8, chloroplastic (The sequence of the model RefSeq protein was modified relative to this genomic sequence to represent the inferred CDS: deleted 1 base in 1 codon), whose protein sequence is MATVVACSFAAANSSVRIPKPFFPEKEFGQALVISRRRVSAIAASGIYASMSVATPVSTKPDDLVESILSQVMQTDRGVLLSRNEHQRVAEVANELQKLCVAEPTKCPLIFGEWDVRYCSNPTSPGGGYRNAVGRLIFKTKEMIQVIESPDTVINRVSFSALGLLDGEVSLKGKLTALDGEWIRVIFEQPELKVGGWEFKYGGESEVKLQITYIDNKIRLGKGSRGSLFVFQRREPLP